A window from Candidatus Deferrimicrobium sp. encodes these proteins:
- a CDS encoding MmgE/PrpD family protein encodes MTPYRGATARRLDEPTTQAERLALFVSRANWGDLSPSAREALKIRVLDSLGCAYGAIAGEPVRMVRKQVDEFGGKPLCALIGGGRSAPDRAAFYNGALVRYLDYNDSYLAKGETCHPSDNLGAVLAAAEYAGIPGKEFLTALAVAYQIQCRLSDAAPVRARGFDHVTHGAIAAAAGVAKALRLDPQRTANSVAIAGTANNALRVTRTGELSHWKGLAAPNAGAAGLQAAFLAMRGVTGPREMFEGVKGWMHVVSGPFEIDWEGENLERVNRTILKKYNAEIHSQSAIEGMIGLMAEGGRTAAEIERIRIDIFDVAHLIIGGGAEGDKTVVHTKEEADHSLPFIVAVAALDGEVTPEQYTAERIARDDVQHLLRRVEVVPDPAFSSRFPEEHACRLTVTFTDGQVLTREMSDYEGFHTRPMSWEGAVKKFFAVAGERWPRARLDSVVKSVRNLEKISVRNLTLHLV; translated from the coding sequence ATGACACCGTATCGCGGCGCGACCGCCCGGCGTCTCGACGAACCCACGACGCAGGCGGAGAGATTGGCGTTGTTCGTGTCCCGCGCGAACTGGGGGGACCTCTCCCCTTCCGCCCGGGAGGCGTTGAAGATCCGCGTCCTCGATTCCCTCGGCTGCGCGTACGGGGCGATCGCCGGGGAACCCGTGCGAATGGTGCGGAAACAGGTGGACGAGTTCGGGGGGAAACCGCTATGCGCCCTGATCGGGGGCGGGCGATCCGCGCCGGACCGGGCAGCCTTCTACAACGGGGCGCTGGTCCGGTACCTGGACTATAACGACAGCTACCTGGCGAAGGGGGAAACGTGCCACCCCAGCGACAACCTCGGGGCGGTGCTGGCGGCGGCGGAATACGCCGGGATCCCGGGGAAGGAGTTTCTCACGGCCCTGGCGGTGGCGTACCAGATCCAGTGCCGTCTCTCCGATGCGGCGCCGGTCCGGGCGCGCGGCTTCGACCACGTGACCCACGGCGCAATCGCCGCCGCCGCTGGAGTGGCGAAAGCGCTTCGGCTCGACCCGCAACGGACCGCGAACTCCGTCGCCATCGCAGGCACGGCGAACAACGCGCTGCGGGTCACCCGCACGGGGGAACTGTCGCACTGGAAGGGGCTTGCCGCCCCGAACGCCGGGGCTGCCGGCCTCCAGGCCGCCTTCCTCGCCATGCGGGGAGTCACCGGCCCGAGGGAAATGTTCGAGGGCGTCAAAGGGTGGATGCACGTCGTTTCGGGCCCCTTCGAGATCGACTGGGAGGGGGAGAACCTGGAGCGCGTCAACCGGACCATCTTGAAAAAATACAACGCGGAAATCCATTCCCAGTCGGCGATCGAGGGAATGATCGGCCTGATGGCGGAGGGGGGCCGTACGGCCGCGGAGATCGAACGGATCAGGATCGACATCTTCGACGTGGCCCACCTGATCATCGGGGGCGGCGCCGAAGGAGACAAGACGGTGGTCCACACGAAAGAGGAGGCGGACCACAGCCTTCCGTTCATCGTCGCGGTAGCCGCCCTCGACGGCGAGGTGACGCCCGAGCAGTACACCGCGGAGCGGATCGCGCGGGACGACGTGCAGCATCTTCTTCGGCGTGTCGAGGTGGTCCCGGATCCGGCCTTCTCGAGCCGTTTCCCGGAGGAGCACGCCTGCCGGCTGACCGTGACCTTTACGGATGGACAGGTCCTGACCCGGGAGATGTCGGATTACGAGGGGTTCCATACCCGGCCGATGTCGTGGGAAGGCGCCGTGAAGAAATTTTTCGCCGTGGCGGGAGAACGCTGGCCCCGGGCACGCCTGGACTCCGTCGTGAAGTCGGTGAGAAACCTGGAGAAGATCTCCGTACGAAACCTGACCTTGCACCTGGTGTAG
- a CDS encoding PAS domain S-box protein, whose translation MGENDKNDLYRQIVEAAGDAVIFADRDGIIRLWNRAAEGMFGYTEAEAVGQSLDLIIPERQRELHWKGYGRVMLDGVTKYGSETLAVPAVTKDGERISIEFTINLLRDRDGKVLGPVAVVRDVTARWVREKELRQRLAFLEAGQTTL comes from the coding sequence ATGGGCGAGAACGACAAAAACGATCTTTATCGGCAGATCGTCGAGGCGGCCGGTGACGCGGTCATCTTCGCGGACCGGGACGGGATCATCCGCCTCTGGAACCGGGCGGCGGAAGGGATGTTCGGCTACACGGAAGCGGAGGCCGTCGGACAGTCGCTGGACCTGATCATCCCCGAACGGCAGCGTGAGCTGCACTGGAAAGGGTACGGAAGGGTGATGCTCGATGGGGTCACGAAGTACGGGTCCGAGACTCTCGCCGTGCCTGCGGTGACGAAGGACGGGGAGCGGATCTCGATCGAGTTCACGATCAACCTGCTCCGGGACAGGGACGGGAAGGTGCTCGGCCCTGTGGCGGTGGTCCGCGATGTGACCGCGAGGTGGGTCCGGGAGAAGGAGCTGCGCCAGCGACTTGCGTTCCTCGAGGCCGGTCAGACGACATTGTGA